A region from the Kribbella shirazensis genome encodes:
- a CDS encoding undecaprenyl-diphosphate phosphatase → MTIWDAIILGIVEGLTEFLPVSSTGHLTIVSKMLGLKIDDPSITGFTAVIQIGAIAAVVLYFWKDIKRIAIAWFRGLIKPEYRGEFDHRMGWYVIVGSTPIVIVGFLARDLISGPLRSLWWVAGALIGWSVVMVAAERLGRKSRPLTRITMVDAIVMGVVQSLALIPGVSRSGATISAGLFCGLDRVAATRIAFLLGIPALVGAGIYQLKDALSGDVGAVPLIVGTIVSFLVAYASVAWLLRFVAKHSTEVFAFYRVLLGIVLVILLATSTITAT, encoded by the coding sequence ATGACGATCTGGGACGCCATCATCCTCGGCATCGTCGAGGGCCTGACCGAATTCCTGCCGGTCTCCAGCACCGGGCACCTGACGATCGTGTCGAAGATGCTCGGGCTGAAGATCGACGACCCGTCGATCACCGGCTTCACCGCGGTGATCCAGATCGGCGCGATCGCGGCGGTGGTGCTGTATTTCTGGAAGGACATCAAGCGGATCGCGATCGCCTGGTTCCGCGGGCTGATCAAGCCCGAGTACCGCGGCGAGTTCGACCACCGGATGGGCTGGTACGTGATCGTCGGCTCGACGCCGATCGTGATCGTCGGGTTCCTGGCCCGGGACCTGATCTCCGGGCCGCTGCGCAGCCTGTGGTGGGTCGCCGGGGCGCTGATCGGGTGGTCGGTCGTGATGGTCGCGGCCGAGCGGCTCGGCCGGAAGTCGCGGCCGCTGACCCGGATCACGATGGTGGACGCGATCGTGATGGGCGTCGTGCAGAGCCTCGCGCTGATCCCCGGTGTGTCGCGCTCGGGTGCGACGATCTCGGCCGGTCTGTTCTGTGGACTGGACCGGGTCGCGGCGACCCGGATCGCGTTCCTGCTGGGCATTCCGGCTCTGGTCGGCGCGGGCATCTACCAGCTGAAGGACGCGCTGAGCGGCGACGTCGGCGCCGTACCGCTGATCGTCGGCACGATCGTCAGCTTCCTGGTCGCGTACGCGTCGGTCGCGTGGCTGCTGCGGTTCGTGGCCAAGCACTCCACCGAGGTCTTCGCGTTCTACCGCGTCCTGCTCGGCATCGTTCTGGTCATTCTGCTGGCGACCAGCACGATCACCGCCACCTGA
- the corA gene encoding magnesium/cobalt transporter CorA, with product MIVDCGVYAEGERRDLPRDPETVAQAIDDQADSFGWIGLHEPSDAEMKRVQRLFGLHDLAIEDALQLHQRPKVERFGDTLLVVLRTLWYVDEGDAVETGQVTAFIGPRYVVTVRHGEGGELATTRQALEERASMLGHGPAAVLWAISDAIVDDYERVAEQVEIDVDEIETSVFSPERTSDAERIYLLKREVLEMRRAIDPLREPMEQFAHGMAGLGAKASPFFRDVADHLSRVSDQAEAIDTLLTSALNAHLARVSVQQNDDMRKISAWVAIAAVPTMLAGIYGMNFDNMPELRWHFGYYAILLLMAVVCFTMYRFFRKVGWL from the coding sequence GTGATCGTCGATTGCGGGGTGTATGCCGAGGGGGAACGGCGGGACCTGCCCAGGGATCCTGAGACCGTTGCCCAGGCCATCGACGACCAGGCCGACTCGTTCGGCTGGATCGGTCTGCACGAGCCGTCCGACGCGGAGATGAAGCGGGTCCAGCGGCTGTTCGGCCTGCACGACCTGGCCATCGAGGACGCGCTGCAGCTGCACCAGCGCCCGAAGGTGGAGCGGTTCGGCGACACGCTGCTCGTCGTACTGCGGACCCTCTGGTACGTCGACGAGGGCGACGCCGTCGAGACCGGGCAGGTCACCGCCTTCATCGGACCGCGGTACGTCGTGACCGTGCGGCACGGTGAGGGCGGCGAACTCGCGACCACGCGGCAGGCGCTGGAGGAGCGCGCGTCCATGCTCGGGCACGGACCAGCTGCCGTCCTGTGGGCGATCTCGGACGCGATCGTCGACGACTACGAGCGCGTCGCCGAGCAGGTCGAGATCGACGTCGACGAGATCGAGACGTCGGTGTTCTCCCCCGAGCGGACCAGCGACGCGGAGCGGATCTACCTGCTGAAGCGCGAGGTGCTGGAGATGCGCCGCGCCATCGACCCGCTGCGCGAGCCGATGGAGCAGTTCGCGCACGGCATGGCCGGGCTGGGCGCGAAGGCGAGCCCGTTCTTCCGCGACGTCGCCGACCATCTCAGCCGGGTCTCCGACCAGGCCGAGGCGATCGACACCCTGCTCACGTCCGCCCTGAACGCCCACCTCGCCCGCGTCTCGGTGCAGCAGAACGACGACATGCGCAAGATCTCCGCGTGGGTCGCGATCGCCGCCGTCCCGACCATGCTCGCCGGCATCTACGGCATGAACTTCGACAACATGCCCGAACTCCGCTGGCACTTCGGGTACTACGCGATCCTCCTGCTGATGGCAGTGGTCTGCTTCACCATGTACCGCTTCTTCCGCAAGGTGGGCTGGCTGTAA